The Calliphora vicina chromosome 3, idCalVici1.1, whole genome shotgun sequence genome contains a region encoding:
- the Adat1 gene encoding tRNA-specific adenosine deaminase 1, translating into MSSEISPEDVAKICFDKFKSLPKTGKPTDNEWTILAGVVVHNKQTGKSEVISLGCGTKCIGKSKLCPQGLILNDSHAEVMARRGLLRYMYHQLNTTLKNPEGDNDCIFRWLPEKEIFKLKEHLSFHFLSTQTPCGDACIIAAQKTKELTEEPLIKRSKVEEVKIEDTNVGCIVESVYTGAKLIGSHHSDAMDQLEGAVRTKPGRGERTLSMSCSDKLAKWQVMGVQGALLDFLLDSPLYFDSLNFWGENDLATLERAMWKRFNNNYKHSKYCLHIPKIKICNKPEFPYFQDSTKQPSPNGLVWCNLPDSMKPYEISVNGKKQGITSKKLHSPQSALKISKYYLFKEFLNITKLLRDSINKFGDMESKTYFDCKSLAKDYQSAWSDVKINYFKQWSQKPDNLLQFSVEEVENKGFGKK; encoded by the exons ATGTCCTCAGAAATTTCTCCCGAGGATGTAGCCAAAATatgttttgataaatttaaaagtcTACCCAAGACCGGTAAACCCACTGACAATGAATGGACTATATTGGCCGGTGTGGTTGTACACAACAAACAAACTGGTAAGAGTGAAGTAATTTCACTTGGCTGTGGTACTAAATGCATAGGAAAAAGTAAATTATGTCCGCAAGGTTTAATACTCAACGATTCACATGCTGAGGTAATGGCTAGAAGAGGATTATTGCGGTATATGTACCATCAACTAAACACAACTTTGAAAAACCCTGAAGGAGACAATGATTGCATATTTAGGTGGCTGCCGGAGAAGgaaatatttaaactaaaagaACATTTATCATTTCATTTCTTGAGTACCCAAACTCCTTGCGGGGATGCCTGTATAATTGCTGCgcaaaaaactaaagaattaaCTGAAGAACCTTTAATTAAACGTAGCAAAGTGGAAGAGGTAAAAATTGAAGATACAAATGTGGGTTGTATTGTTGAAAGTGTATATACTGGTGCTAAACTTATAGGTTCCCACCATAGCGATGCTATGGACCAGTTAGAGGGTGCTGTAAGAACTAAGCCGGGAAGGGGTGAACGTACTTTATCCATGAGCTGCAGTGATAAATTAGCTAAATGGCAAGTAATGGGTGTGCAAGGTGCATTATTGGATTTCCTGCTTGATTCACCCTTATATTTTGATTCATTAAACTTTTGGGGAGAAAATGATCTTGCTACCTTAGAAAGAGCTATGTGGAAACGctttaataacaattataaacaTTCTAAGTATTGTCTGCatattcccaaaataaaaatatgcaacaaaccGGAATTTCCATATTTTCAAGATAGCACAAAACAACCTTCACCAAATGGTCTAGTGTGGTGTAACTTACCAGACAGTATGAA acCTTATGAAATATCAGTGAATGGCAAGAAACAAGGCATTACTTCGAAGAAACTACATAGTCCACAGTCGgctttaaaaatttccaaatattatctttttaaagaatttttaaatattacaaagtTATTGCGGGattctataaacaaatttgggGATATGGAATCTAAAACATACTTTGATTGTAAATCTTTAGCAAAAGATT
- the Tmem43 gene encoding transmembrane protein 43 homolog has protein sequence MTLIETYRSCWLVATFGLVLFIGGAGVLFWNEGRAVHTILSLDEALDDAVTLDATSDDIEPTYNDRIVHISGPIIVGEPLTEPDYNIQVLAVKLRRRVQMYQWVEETVEHNYGESVASVHTEDRTYYYTRDWRDKLIDSRSFYIQTGHQNPKQFPIESETQVADAVYVGRFELGNNIKNKFNNYVELTSDTRPEDATIKLHLGLYYHTNDLFNPEIGDIRILFSFAGMEGEMYTIVGKMVKNKIEPYRTSRGVDILLVYPGELSLTEVFKKEHHAQRLTTWGFRFMGWILVFFGVTCTSTLLHVILSRIQFLSSLAPDPRFPVGTNILLSLSMALVIAAVAWILHRPMVGAGLMFAAASPFVWFARGVTNYQRVN, from the exons ATGACATTAATCGAAACATATCGATCATGTTGGCTTGTAGCAACATTTGGCCTAGTACTATTCATTGGCGGAGCGGGTGTTCTGTTTTGGAATGAG GGGCGGGCCGTTCATACTATCCTGTCTTTGGATGAGGCCCTGGACGATGCTGTAACACTAGATGCCACATCTGATGATATCGAGCCTACATACAATGATCGTATTGTTCATATATCAGGACCAATTATAGTAGGCGAACCTTTGACCGAACCCGATTATAATATTCAGGTTTTGGCGGTTAAACTCAGAAGACGCGTACAAATGTATCAATGGGTGGAAGAAACTGT TGAACATAATTATGGCGAAAGTGTTGCTTCCGTGCATACCGAGGATCGTACTTATTATTATACCCGTGATTGGCGTGACAAACTTATAGATTCCCGTTCATTTTATATACAGACTGGACATCAAAATCCTAAACAATTCCCCATTGAATCGGAAACACAAGTAGCTGATGCCGTTTATGTAGGTCGTTTCGAACTGGGcaataatatcaaaaataaatttaataattatgtaGAATTGACTTCGGATACTAGACCCGAAGATGCAACAATTAAATTGCATTTGGGACTATATTATCATACTAATGATTTATTTAATCCCGAAATTGGTGATATACGTATCTTATTCTCGTTTGCTGGCATGGAAGGTGAAATG TATACTATTGTGGGCAAaatggtgaaaaataaaattgaacccTACAGAACCAGTCGTGGAGTTGATATACTTCTAGTGTATCCCGGAGAATTGTCTTTAACAGAGGTGTTTAAGAAGGAACATCATGCTCAACGCTTAACAACATGGGGATTCCGTTTCATGGGTTggattttagtatttttcggTGTTACTTGCACTTCAACTTTACTACATGTTATAT taTCCCGCATACAATTTCTTTCCTCGCTGGCACCAGATCCACGTTTTCCAGTCGGCACcaatattttactttcattATCGATGGCTCTTGTTATAGCCGCCGTGGCTTGGATTTTACATCGTCCCATGGTTGGTGCTGGCCTAATGTTTGCAGCTGCCTCACCCTTTGTTTGGTTTGCCAGGGGTGTAACTAATTATCAAAGAGTTAACTAA
- the LOC135954421 gene encoding uncharacterized protein LOC135954421, translated as MMEKFLPQVAAVSAQQQQQQQHSQAVQSQSSKSFSVSEEHRHYLKVFIQTYHNLPILWDTSLRDYTNRDKRADAYQQLVPIYRYLKRDATLEDVKKKINTLRTNYRKELKVVEAARKQGNHYQPRCWTFYELDFLRNAEKFLAIDTSIIKHETSSSATSSVYNSFSESAHAGHFLDNAPYGYLMNKGNTSPMSITEMFHKSFGHQNNNNNNNQQQREQNSNHNTPPLGLPGGIQTNIGASSTTAQYQTQTAVAEINSNKRLKTTATTAQNSTTPPDEMLNMACDYLSSTYPEEESIARTWTFKLKRLPREQRLLAEKFINDILFEAESGSLHRGSMQLNAMEPYVRFEESQNDDSSQEKPQSPNAISTTTNSTNAVQSLEQAATEAPSHHSPIEVGNMLINDGSTPSASNDADNNSRNNSAFSSYN; from the coding sequence ATGATGGAAAAATTTCTACCCCAAGTAGCTGCAGTCAGTgcacagcaacagcaacaacaacagcattcACAAGCAGTACAATCTCAGTCCTCGAAATCATTTAGTGTTTCCGAAGAACATCGTCACTATTTAAAAGTATTCATACAAACTTATCACAATTTGCCAATTTTATGGGACACTTCTTTGAGGGACTATACTAATCGTGATAAAAGAGCCGATGCTTATCAACAGTTGGTGCCCATTTATAGGTATTTGAAACGGGATGCCACTTTGGAGGATGttaagaaaaagataaatacTTTGCGTACAAACTATCGCAAGGAGTTAAAAGTGGTGGAAGCAGCCCGCAAACAGGGCAATCACTATCAGCCCAGATGTTGGACATTTTATGAATTGGATTTTTTGCGTAATGCTGAGAAATTTCTGGCCATCGATACGTCCATAATAAAGCATGAAACCTCTTCCTCCGCCACATCTTCGGTCTACAATAGCTTTAGTGAATCTGCGCATGCAGGACATTTCCTAGATAATGCTCCTTATGGCTATTTAATGAATAAGGGCAACACTTCGCCCATGAGTATAACGGAAATGTTTCATAAATCTTTTGGTcatcaaaataacaacaacaataacaatcagCAACAGAGAGAACAAAATTCCAATCACAATACTCCGCCTTTAGGTTTGCCGGGAGGCATACAAACTAACATTGGAGCTTCATCAACTACAGCACAGTATCAAACACAAACAGCGGTAGCGGAAATAAATTCAAACAAACGCTTGAAAACAACTGCTACTACGGCACAAAATTCTACTACACCTCCCGATGAAATGCTAAACATGGCCTGCGATTATTTATCCTCCACCTATCCTGAAGAAGAGTCTATAGCACGCACCTGgacttttaaattgaaaagattaCCAAGAGAACAACGTCTGTTGGCTGAGAAATTTATAAATGATATACTTTTCGAAGCTGAATCGGGTAGTTTACATCGAGGCTCTATGCAACTGAATGCCATGGAGCCATATGTACGATTTGAGGAATCACAAAATGATGATAGTAGCCAAGAAAAACCACAAAGCCCAAATGCTATAAGTACCACCACAAATAGTACTAATGCTGTACAGTCTTTAGAACAAGCCGCAACTGAGGCTCCATCACATCATTCTCCCATTGAAGTAGGCAATATGCTAATAAATGATGGATCTACGCCCAGTGCCTCGAATGATGCCGATAATAATAGTAGAAATAATAGCGCTTTTAGCAGCTATAATTGA